The Aminithiophilus ramosus genome contains a region encoding:
- a CDS encoding sigma-70 family RNA polymerase sigma factor, which translates to MKKKPEAEKTLARYTPLVRSLAWRYAGPGAEFDDLVQEGYLALLRLLPRCRDEKTLPAFLAKALRRALRDSAAKGWRRGRKTVETPLEDFEEILAAEPDFNLVTWGFKPEDECLLSLLIGGLSQKEAGCRMGLSQQAVSARLGRIRQSLRSVNDFSPSSTA; encoded by the coding sequence ATGAAGAAGAAGCCGGAAGCCGAAAAAACCCTGGCCCGCTACACTCCTCTGGTCCGCTCCCTGGCGTGGCGCTATGCGGGGCCGGGAGCCGAATTCGACGACCTCGTCCAGGAAGGCTATCTCGCCCTGCTCCGCCTTCTTCCCCGCTGCCGCGACGAGAAAACCCTTCCGGCCTTCCTGGCCAAGGCCCTTCGGCGAGCCCTGCGCGACAGCGCCGCGAAGGGGTGGAGAAGGGGACGAAAAACCGTCGAGACCCCTCTGGAGGATTTCGAGGAGATCCTCGCCGCCGAACCGGACTTCAATCTGGTAACATGGGGTTTCAAGCCCGAAGACGAATGTCTTCTGTCCCTCCTGATCGGCGGCCTCAGCCAGAAAGAGGCGGGGTGCCGGATGGGGCTGAGCCAACAGGCCGTCAGCGCCAGGCTGGGGCGCATAAGGCAAAGCCTTCGATCCGTCAACGATTTCAGCCCTTCGTCTACCGCCTAG
- a CDS encoding YcbK family protein produces the protein MKPLNDIPLSPSFRLAEFACPCCKTVKIQPELLQKLQQLRDGWGEPVIITSGYRCFDHNAEVGGVEGSDHTRGRAADIAVAAVWQPKVIALAQTVGFGKILPYPRRNFIHLAL, from the coding sequence GTGAAGCCCCTCAACGACATCCCCCTCTCGCCCTCCTTCCGCCTCGCCGAATTCGCCTGCCCCTGCTGCAAAACCGTCAAAATCCAGCCGGAACTGCTTCAGAAACTCCAACAGCTCCGCGACGGCTGGGGCGAACCCGTCATCATCACCTCCGGCTACCGCTGCTTCGATCACAACGCCGAAGTGGGCGGCGTCGAGGGAAGCGACCACACCAGAGGCAGGGCCGCCGATATCGCCGTCGCCGCCGTCTGGCAACCCAAAGTCATCGCCCTGGCTCAAACCGTCGGCTTCGGAAAGATCCTTCCCTACCCGAGGCGCAACTTCATCCACCTGGCCCTATGA
- a CDS encoding YvrJ family protein, whose product MEGFIQILAQGGFAVAVAAYLLVRMESRLEALTRALQDLQVILARLEANR is encoded by the coding sequence ATGGAAGGCTTCATCCAGATCCTGGCTCAGGGCGGCTTCGCCGTCGCCGTCGCCGCCTACCTCCTCGTCCGGATGGAAAGCCGCCTCGAAGCCCTCACCCGAGCCCTGCAGGACCTCCAGGTCATCCTTGCCCGACTGGAGGCCAATCGGTGA
- a CDS encoding DUF2922 domain-containing protein: MATTLRLHFEDTMGEKVTLSLANVRGDLTAQEVQTAMDALVATPVFGYGPAAVLGADLVDRTVTELIAG; encoded by the coding sequence ATGGCCACCACCCTGCGCCTCCACTTCGAGGACACCATGGGCGAAAAGGTGACGCTGAGCCTCGCCAACGTCCGAGGCGACCTCACCGCCCAGGAAGTCCAGACCGCCATGGACGCCCTCGTCGCCACGCCCGTCTTCGGCTACGGTCCCGCCGCCGTCCTCGGCGCCGACCTCGTCGACCGCACCGTGACGGAACTCATCGCCGGCTAA
- a CDS encoding DUF1659 domain-containing protein translates to MAGYTPESSRLSLRLQVGTDGEGKALYRSMSLGNVDGSASADDIATVVSALGALLAYPVVRTQKIDTDLVAE, encoded by the coding sequence ATGGCCGGTTACACGCCCGAAAGCAGCCGCCTTTCCCTCAGGCTCCAGGTGGGGACCGACGGCGAAGGCAAGGCCCTCTACCGCTCCATGAGCCTCGGCAACGTCGACGGCTCGGCCTCGGCCGACGACATCGCGACCGTCGTCTCGGCCCTGGGTGCGCTGCTGGCATACCCCGTCGTCCGTACCCAGAAGATCGATACGGACCTGGTGGCGGAGTAG
- a CDS encoding helix-turn-helix transcriptional regulator: MKRQLRELRFRRGWTRDDLARQAGVSVRTVQRWEEGSTLPRLETLAALCRALRCSLSDLFDGDL; this comes from the coding sequence ATGAAAAGGCAACTTCGGGAGCTGCGCTTTCGACGGGGCTGGACGAGGGACGACCTGGCCCGACAGGCCGGCGTCTCGGTGCGGACCGTCCAGCGCTGGGAAGAGGGAAGCACCCTGCCCCGGCTGGAGACGCTGGCGGCCCTCTGCCGGGCCCTGCGATGCTCTCTTTCCGATCTTTTCGACGGCGACCTCTGA
- a CDS encoding polysaccharide biosynthesis protein, with translation MRFHQRLMHLWRALGARSGSVALVDGVALLLASYLALALRFTFRLPHESLGAFQALIFLFVPLVMGALVLSGQYRVYWLQASIEECYRLARFYFAGSVAAIVVVALAGIPVPRSSFAVAIFLGLSFIAGSRLLWRLIRLENSRCGERVRQTFIIGAGEAGSLLARDLLRSGSALRPVAFFDDDGRKQGKIIATLPVLGPIADLPREAERLGVDDVVIAMPSLPGTRIREILDLLRSRHFQVRVIPAMQDLAGGRVSVSALRKVNLEDLLRREPIHLDNGRIRSVVEGRTVLVTGAGGSIGSEICRQILAYGPKKLLLLGHGEHSIYTLLEELRDGGVAVPVVPLIADVADSASMGRIFAAWGPEVVFHAAAHKHVPLMECNAAEALRVNVFGTATVARLAGEFRVTRMVMISTDKAVNPTSVMGATKRLAEMVLEETQESFPETAYMAVRFGNVLGSRGSVIPKFERQIERGGPVTVTDPEMRRYFMLIPEAVSLVLQASALGRGGELFVLDMGEPVRIVELAEMLIRLHGREPYRDVEIAFSGIRPGEKLFEELFYDVAKVSRTAHDKIFLARLDLQKGNALRAQIAAALREGIDDDGARRLLARFVPTFKGPQSPIPFPPREREEALPQAIEGGGS, from the coding sequence ATGCGTTTTCACCAGAGGCTGATGCATCTCTGGCGCGCCTTGGGCGCCCGCAGCGGCTCCGTCGCCCTCGTCGACGGGGTGGCCCTTCTTCTGGCCTCCTATCTGGCCCTGGCCCTGCGCTTCACCTTCCGCCTTCCTCACGAGAGCCTGGGCGCCTTCCAGGCCCTGATCTTCCTCTTCGTCCCCCTCGTCATGGGGGCCCTCGTCCTCTCGGGCCAGTACCGCGTCTACTGGCTCCAGGCCAGCATCGAGGAGTGCTACCGCCTGGCCCGCTTCTACTTCGCCGGCTCCGTCGCGGCCATCGTCGTCGTCGCCCTGGCGGGCATTCCCGTCCCCCGGAGCAGCTTCGCCGTCGCCATTTTCCTGGGGCTTTCCTTCATCGCCGGGTCGCGCCTCCTCTGGCGTCTCATCCGCCTCGAGAACAGCCGCTGCGGCGAACGGGTCCGCCAGACCTTCATCATCGGCGCCGGCGAGGCGGGGAGCCTCCTGGCGCGGGACCTGCTCCGCTCCGGCAGCGCCCTGCGCCCCGTGGCCTTCTTCGACGACGACGGGCGCAAACAGGGCAAGATCATCGCCACCCTCCCCGTGCTGGGCCCCATCGCCGACCTTCCCCGCGAGGCCGAACGCCTCGGCGTCGACGACGTGGTCATCGCCATGCCCTCCCTGCCGGGCACGCGCATCAGGGAGATTCTGGACCTGCTCCGGTCGCGCCACTTCCAGGTCCGCGTCATCCCGGCCATGCAGGACCTGGCCGGCGGCCGCGTCTCCGTCTCGGCCCTGCGCAAGGTGAACCTGGAGGACCTCCTCCGCCGCGAGCCCATCCACCTCGACAACGGCCGCATCCGCTCCGTCGTCGAGGGACGGACGGTCCTCGTCACGGGCGCCGGCGGCTCCATCGGCAGCGAGATCTGCCGCCAGATCCTCGCCTACGGCCCCAAGAAGCTTCTCCTTCTGGGTCACGGCGAGCACTCCATCTACACCCTGCTGGAAGAGCTGCGCGACGGCGGCGTGGCCGTCCCCGTCGTCCCCCTCATCGCCGACGTGGCCGATTCGGCCTCCATGGGGCGGATCTTCGCCGCCTGGGGGCCCGAGGTCGTCTTCCACGCCGCCGCCCACAAGCATGTCCCCCTCATGGAGTGCAACGCCGCCGAGGCCCTCCGCGTCAACGTCTTCGGCACGGCCACCGTGGCGCGCCTGGCCGGAGAGTTCCGCGTCACGCGCATGGTCATGATCTCCACCGACAAGGCCGTCAACCCCACGAGCGTCATGGGTGCCACGAAACGTCTGGCCGAGATGGTGCTGGAGGAGACGCAGGAATCCTTCCCCGAGACGGCCTACATGGCCGTCCGCTTCGGCAACGTCCTGGGCAGCCGGGGCAGCGTCATCCCCAAGTTCGAGCGCCAGATCGAGCGGGGCGGGCCCGTCACCGTCACCGACCCCGAGATGAGGCGCTATTTCATGCTCATCCCCGAGGCCGTCTCCCTCGTCCTCCAGGCCTCGGCCCTGGGGCGGGGCGGCGAGCTCTTCGTCCTCGACATGGGCGAGCCCGTGCGCATCGTCGAACTGGCCGAAATGCTCATCCGCCTCCACGGCCGCGAGCCCTACCGCGACGTCGAGATCGCCTTTTCCGGCATCCGCCCGGGGGAGAAGCTCTTCGAGGAACTCTTCTACGACGTGGCCAAGGTCTCGCGGACGGCTCACGACAAGATCTTTCTGGCCCGCCTCGACCTCCAGAAGGGCAACGCCCTCCGGGCCCAGATCGCCGCCGCCCTCAGGGAGGGCATCGACGACGACGGCGCCCGGCGCCTCCTGGCCCGCTTCGTCCCCACCTTCAAGGGGCCCCAGAGCCCCATCCCCTTCCCCCCCAGGGAGAGGGAAGAGGCCCTTCCCCAGGCCATCGAAGGCGGCGGTTCCTGA
- a CDS encoding GumC family protein, whose amino-acid sequence MTETEQTCPRAAEEDEIDLLDLLLVLARHKKFIFLTTTLFAVVAIVVALLSTPVYQGTTRLVPPTGSGSGASALLAQMGVPDFAAGALGGSSQGDLIVGIVKSRTVADRIIARFDLMARYEAEFADQARKAVSDNLSAQADAKTGIISLSYQDTDPALAAEMTNAFVDELRLVLQGLSITQASQQRLFLEEQLKKAQLDLIRTEDALREYQKASGILDAGAQVTALMDAIAKLRAEVAAKEVALGSARTFGTAQNPQVQRLRAELAGLREQLARLEAQAGSEMGVVPLKDLPDAGLEYARLLRDLRFNETLYGLLLKQYEQARMAEANEPTVIQVVDEAVVPDRRVKPKRTLMVVLATVLGGFVSLFGAFVLEFVRSAKADPERAAKIAALKEALSFRKKRRLA is encoded by the coding sequence ATGACCGAGACCGAGCAGACCTGCCCCAGAGCGGCGGAAGAGGACGAAATCGACCTTTTGGACCTCCTTCTCGTCCTGGCCCGCCACAAAAAATTCATCTTCCTCACGACGACGCTTTTCGCCGTCGTCGCCATCGTCGTGGCCCTCCTCTCCACGCCCGTCTACCAGGGGACGACGCGCCTCGTGCCTCCGACAGGCAGCGGCAGCGGGGCTTCGGCCCTTCTGGCCCAGATGGGCGTTCCCGACTTTGCCGCCGGTGCCCTTGGGGGGAGCAGCCAGGGCGACCTCATCGTCGGCATCGTCAAAAGCCGCACCGTCGCCGACCGCATCATCGCCCGCTTCGACCTCATGGCCCGCTACGAGGCCGAGTTCGCCGACCAGGCCCGGAAGGCCGTCTCCGACAACCTTTCGGCCCAGGCCGACGCCAAGACGGGCATCATCTCCCTCTCCTACCAGGATACGGACCCGGCCCTGGCGGCGGAGATGACCAACGCCTTCGTCGACGAGCTGCGCCTGGTCCTTCAGGGCCTTTCCATCACCCAGGCCTCGCAGCAGCGCCTCTTCCTGGAGGAGCAGCTCAAGAAGGCCCAGCTCGACCTCATCCGCACCGAAGACGCCCTAAGGGAGTACCAGAAGGCCTCGGGCATCCTCGACGCCGGGGCCCAGGTGACGGCCCTCATGGACGCCATCGCCAAGCTCCGGGCCGAGGTGGCCGCCAAGGAGGTGGCCCTGGGCTCGGCCCGCACCTTCGGCACGGCCCAGAACCCCCAGGTCCAGCGCCTCCGGGCCGAACTGGCCGGGCTGCGGGAGCAGCTGGCCCGTCTCGAGGCCCAGGCCGGGTCGGAGATGGGCGTCGTCCCCCTCAAGGATCTGCCCGACGCGGGGCTCGAGTATGCCCGCCTGCTGCGGGACCTCAGGTTCAACGAGACCCTCTACGGCCTCCTCCTCAAACAGTACGAGCAGGCCCGCATGGCCGAGGCCAACGAGCCCACCGTCATCCAGGTCGTCGACGAGGCCGTCGTCCCCGACAGGCGCGTCAAGCCCAAGCGGACCCTCATGGTCGTCCTGGCCACGGTCCTGGGCGGCTTCGTCTCCCTCTTCGGCGCCTTCGTCCTCGAATTCGTGCGGTCGGCCAAGGCCGACCCGGAGCGCGCGGCCAAGATCGCCGCCCTGAAAGAAGCCCTTTCCTTCCGCAAAAAACGCCGTCTCGCCTGA
- a CDS encoding SLBB domain-containing protein produces MALAFVPPAVARAATGAAPVVGGGPAVSAEGAAPSAEGTLQSGAPEGVAVPDGTAPENEGEAEAPEGVEEIDTLAPVDPDGDYDGEELDHITGAMGARITARLSRFGYGFFRGAPSTFAPVSNVPVGPDYVIGPGDVVRIHVWGMVEGNWSVTVDRNGNLSLPQAGVVGVGGLSFSQARDVIEGAYGQYFTNFDINVSMGELRSLTVYVTGNARRPGAYTVSSLSTLVNALLASGGPSPSGTMRAIELKRGGKTVVTFDVYDLLLKGDKTKDVRLMPGDVIFIPPVGALVGITGDVKVPAYYEIKGQARLKDLLAVAGGLTSRHFRGRLQVDRTENNQYRTTFETDLENLDVDPRKNIALQDGDLVKVYAVLVQKSTVVLSGAVANPGSYAIEEGYTRLSDVLNRSGGLLYTASTQGEITRVHVTQEGPVTERIAVDFAAALRGERNHDVSLKPNDYIQIRNVPEWDLYTTVSVGGQVRSPGTYTIKKGERLSDLIERAGGFTGEAFPGGAVFSRESVRAGQQKQIDEMIRRLEQGLYSGAAAAAGSAMTGSDAQLVQVEAEQKSRFLAKLKESRADGRVVVAIPENYALLKGSPYDMELLEGDTLFVPRRPQTINVVGAVYSPTAFVYRPGQPYTAYIRQAGDFSVNADRRRVYIVKADGSAVRGLDGKKPRVVEEGDAIVVPEKIDVKNNLRDFRDIIDIVYKVAVAAKVVLD; encoded by the coding sequence TTGGCCCTGGCCTTCGTGCCGCCCGCCGTCGCCCGGGCGGCCACGGGGGCCGCTCCCGTCGTCGGCGGAGGGCCGGCCGTCTCGGCCGAAGGCGCGGCGCCGTCGGCCGAGGGGACCCTCCAGAGCGGGGCGCCCGAAGGCGTCGCCGTTCCAGACGGAACCGCTCCCGAAAACGAAGGCGAAGCCGAGGCGCCCGAGGGCGTCGAGGAGATCGACACCCTCGCTCCCGTCGATCCCGACGGCGACTACGACGGAGAGGAGCTGGACCACATCACGGGCGCCATGGGGGCCCGCATCACCGCCAGGCTCTCCCGTTTCGGCTACGGCTTCTTCCGGGGCGCTCCCAGCACCTTCGCTCCCGTCTCCAACGTCCCCGTCGGTCCCGACTACGTCATCGGCCCCGGCGACGTGGTCCGCATCCACGTCTGGGGGATGGTCGAGGGGAACTGGTCCGTCACCGTCGACCGCAACGGCAACCTCTCCCTGCCCCAGGCCGGCGTCGTCGGCGTCGGCGGCCTCTCCTTCTCCCAGGCCCGGGATGTCATCGAAGGGGCCTACGGCCAGTACTTCACCAACTTCGACATCAACGTCTCCATGGGCGAACTCCGGAGCCTCACCGTCTACGTGACGGGCAACGCCCGCCGCCCCGGCGCCTACACCGTCTCGTCCCTGTCGACGCTCGTCAACGCCCTGCTCGCCTCGGGCGGTCCCAGCCCGTCGGGAACGATGCGCGCCATCGAGCTCAAGCGGGGCGGCAAGACCGTCGTCACCTTCGACGTCTACGACCTCCTCCTCAAGGGCGACAAGACGAAGGACGTCCGCCTCATGCCGGGCGACGTCATCTTCATCCCCCCCGTGGGCGCCCTCGTCGGCATCACGGGCGACGTCAAGGTGCCGGCCTACTACGAAATCAAGGGTCAGGCCCGCCTGAAGGACCTCCTCGCCGTCGCCGGCGGCCTCACGAGCCGTCACTTCAGGGGACGCCTCCAGGTGGACCGCACCGAGAACAACCAGTACCGCACCACCTTCGAGACCGACCTGGAAAATCTCGACGTCGACCCCCGCAAGAACATCGCCCTCCAGGACGGCGACCTCGTCAAGGTCTACGCCGTCCTCGTCCAGAAATCGACGGTCGTCCTCTCCGGCGCCGTGGCCAACCCCGGCAGCTACGCCATCGAGGAGGGGTACACCCGCCTGTCCGACGTCCTCAACCGCTCCGGCGGCCTTCTCTACACGGCCTCCACCCAGGGCGAGATCACCCGCGTCCACGTCACCCAGGAGGGGCCCGTGACGGAGCGCATCGCCGTCGACTTCGCCGCCGCCCTGAGGGGCGAGCGGAACCACGACGTGTCCCTCAAGCCCAACGACTACATCCAGATCCGCAACGTCCCCGAGTGGGACCTCTACACCACCGTCTCCGTCGGCGGCCAGGTCCGCAGCCCCGGCACCTACACCATCAAGAAGGGCGAACGCCTCTCGGACCTCATCGAACGGGCCGGAGGCTTCACCGGCGAGGCCTTCCCCGGCGGTGCCGTCTTCAGCCGCGAATCCGTCCGGGCGGGGCAGCAGAAGCAGATCGACGAGATGATCCGCCGCCTCGAGCAGGGGCTCTATTCAGGAGCCGCCGCAGCAGCAGGCAGTGCCATGACGGGCAGCGACGCCCAGCTCGTTCAGGTCGAAGCCGAACAGAAGAGCCGTTTCCTGGCCAAGCTCAAGGAGTCCCGCGCCGACGGCCGCGTCGTCGTCGCCATTCCGGAGAACTACGCCTTGCTCAAGGGGTCGCCTTACGACATGGAACTTCTCGAGGGAGACACGCTTTTTGTCCCCCGTCGCCCTCAGACGATCAACGTCGTCGGCGCCGTCTATAGCCCCACGGCCTTCGTCTACCGCCCCGGCCAGCCCTACACGGCCTACATCCGCCAGGCCGGCGACTTCTCCGTCAACGCCGACCGCCGCCGCGTCTATATCGTCAAGGCCGACGGATCGGCCGTCCGGGGCCTCGACGGCAAGAAGCCCCGCGTCGTCGAAGAGGGCGATGCCATCGTCGTCCCCGAGAAGATCGATGTCAAAAACAACCTCCGTGACTTCCGTGACATCATCGACATCGTCTACAAGGTGGCCGTCGCCGCCAAGGTCGTCCTCGACTAA
- a CDS encoding Synerg-CTERM sorting domain-containing protein has translation MKKFGLVFCFILVASLFAAGAVFADTVDPHDPHAPVKPDPVNPNLVTVEAQNTAAAVTTQLATVSTTAQAKVNEALTSMAAVGSDGKYYPNAAAKQAAFEAAVDFLPDGATSADLLALPVFVAALPDGSPAGSTADIMFPVANLGTEYAGKKPSEIRIIKIISSDDVVVFQPVTNLALLDDGRFAVVTGTAAADVVTGALVAGTEYSVRLAIKDGGRFDLDGEANSVIFDPAMMSPATYHDDSSSGCSLGFAPAALLLAAPLFFLKRK, from the coding sequence TTGAAGAAGTTCGGTCTGGTCTTCTGCTTTATCCTCGTCGCGTCCCTTTTCGCGGCGGGCGCCGTTTTCGCCGATACGGTCGATCCTCATGATCCCCACGCCCCCGTCAAGCCCGATCCCGTGAACCCGAACCTCGTCACCGTCGAGGCTCAGAACACTGCCGCCGCCGTCACGACCCAGCTGGCCACGGTCAGTACCACCGCCCAGGCCAAAGTCAACGAGGCCCTCACCTCCATGGCCGCCGTCGGCTCCGACGGCAAGTACTATCCCAACGCCGCCGCCAAGCAGGCCGCCTTCGAGGCCGCCGTCGACTTCCTCCCCGACGGGGCCACTTCGGCCGATCTCCTCGCCCTGCCCGTCTTCGTCGCCGCCCTTCCCGACGGCTCGCCCGCGGGAAGCACGGCCGACATCATGTTCCCCGTCGCCAACCTGGGGACCGAGTACGCCGGCAAGAAACCTTCCGAAATCCGGATCATCAAGATCATCTCCTCCGATGACGTCGTGGTCTTCCAGCCCGTGACGAATCTGGCCCTCCTCGACGACGGCCGCTTCGCCGTCGTCACCGGAACGGCCGCTGCCGATGTCGTGACCGGCGCTCTCGTCGCCGGCACCGAGTACTCCGTCCGTCTGGCCATCAAGGACGGCGGCCGGTTCGACCTCGACGGCGAGGCCAACAGCGTCATCTTCGACCCCGCCATGATGTCCCCCGCCACGTACCATGACGACAGCTCTTCGGGCTGCTCGCTGGGCTTCGCCCCTGCGGCCCTGCTTCTTGCCGCTCCCCTGTTCTTCCTGAAGCGCAAGTAG
- a CDS encoding YjbH domain-containing protein has protein sequence MRRLTAFFPILLLLAFGALPPAEGLTPSASNAGFTGLWEYPSALMPGDGAGWIGLSRYHPYQPYYLNLGYLPWLEFNVRLTRFLTSDTSKNDPSYAWDDYIDKAIDLKVLLARQRGFLPNLAVGATDISGTRILDAEYVVATYAFERAAFTFGYGTERYDGFFGGFEWEFGDWLTFKAEYSPLDYSRDAAYSSTGIAADLGKEKWNAGFVFRLPYNLDASVSYQRGEEWCWGLSYRFDLSRPLFGGRKPERFEPEAYEVVGWDEADFALIAGKIIGDIQNNLGIRDIHVFFGDRRVLVAYENIGHASQAEAMARALLLTAFHLPWDVEELVVVPRVRGQSLVRLSISGEQCGLLRLQRMNRYDGSGAAVAWTDGDPYGREADESWPLHYGPDGSQKKGRTTAKLMVTADVRIDRPTTKPFFMSRQNLDLVVDHRTSDGWAAHLDIRHPLNNDIDIWWEPYLNDNTRIYKGVVSYTRSFGDGLFAQAEAGWLDELWAGANLWGRKYLGQGDFWVGARASYTHPRDSDKFASLSDSNSFGGNTLHGYYLRYWNPDEWRLSWWAQAGYHENLYDLDLTAEYGRFINEDQGYRLSAMRWWNGIGLGFYYVVTDIKIPGESYTRVGATLDIPVGAFWGTDSAQRWNEDIRINSAWVYDGGRQPGAWQTPEQLWGQLQPERLRGNLYEELERLCDGARGDGDSQPERPVYGLYDYLKRDIYPEMW, from the coding sequence GTGCGACGTCTCACGGCTTTTTTTCCGATCCTCCTTCTTCTCGCTTTCGGCGCTCTTCCTCCCGCCGAGGGCCTGACCCCTTCCGCCTCGAACGCGGGCTTCACGGGGCTCTGGGAGTATCCCTCGGCCCTCATGCCCGGCGACGGCGCCGGATGGATCGGCCTCTCGCGCTACCACCCCTATCAGCCCTACTACCTGAATCTGGGCTACCTGCCCTGGCTGGAGTTCAACGTCCGGCTCACCCGCTTCCTGACGAGCGACACGAGCAAGAACGACCCCTCCTACGCCTGGGACGACTACATCGACAAGGCCATCGATCTCAAGGTGCTTCTGGCCCGGCAGAGGGGATTTTTGCCCAATCTGGCCGTCGGCGCGACGGACATTTCGGGCACGCGGATCCTCGACGCCGAGTATGTCGTGGCCACCTACGCCTTCGAGCGGGCGGCCTTCACCTTCGGCTACGGGACGGAGCGCTACGACGGCTTTTTCGGCGGCTTCGAGTGGGAGTTCGGCGACTGGCTGACCTTCAAGGCCGAGTACAGCCCCCTGGATTACAGCAGGGACGCCGCCTACTCCTCGACGGGCATCGCGGCCGACCTGGGCAAGGAGAAGTGGAACGCCGGCTTCGTCTTCCGCCTTCCCTACAACCTCGACGCCTCGGTGAGCTACCAGAGGGGCGAGGAGTGGTGCTGGGGGCTGAGCTACCGTTTCGATCTTTCCCGTCCCCTCTTCGGAGGCAGGAAGCCCGAGCGTTTCGAGCCCGAGGCCTACGAGGTCGTCGGCTGGGACGAGGCCGATTTCGCCCTCATCGCCGGGAAGATCATCGGCGACATCCAGAACAACCTGGGCATCCGCGACATCCACGTCTTTTTCGGCGACAGGCGCGTCCTCGTGGCCTACGAGAACATCGGCCACGCCTCTCAGGCCGAGGCCATGGCCCGGGCGCTGCTGCTGACGGCCTTCCACCTGCCCTGGGACGTGGAGGAGCTCGTCGTCGTCCCCCGCGTGAGGGGCCAGTCGCTGGTGCGGCTTTCCATCTCCGGAGAGCAGTGCGGCCTTTTGCGCCTTCAGCGGATGAACCGCTACGACGGTTCGGGCGCCGCCGTGGCCTGGACCGACGGAGACCCTTACGGCCGCGAGGCCGACGAGAGCTGGCCCCTCCACTACGGCCCCGACGGAAGCCAGAAGAAGGGACGCACGACGGCGAAGCTGATGGTCACGGCCGACGTCCGCATCGACAGGCCGACGACGAAACCCTTTTTCATGTCCCGTCAGAACCTGGATCTCGTCGTCGATCACCGCACCTCCGACGGCTGGGCGGCCCATCTCGACATCCGCCATCCCCTCAACAACGACATCGATATCTGGTGGGAGCCCTATCTCAACGACAACACGCGCATCTACAAGGGCGTGGTGAGCTACACCCGAAGCTTCGGCGACGGACTCTTCGCCCAGGCCGAGGCGGGCTGGCTCGACGAGCTCTGGGCCGGGGCCAACCTGTGGGGGCGGAAGTATCTGGGACAGGGCGATTTCTGGGTCGGGGCGAGGGCCAGCTACACCCATCCCCGCGATTCCGACAAGTTCGCCTCCCTCTCCGATTCGAACTCTTTCGGCGGCAATACCCTTCACGGCTATTACCTGCGCTACTGGAACCCCGACGAGTGGCGCCTTTCCTGGTGGGCCCAGGCCGGCTATCACGAGAACCTCTACGACCTGGATCTGACGGCCGAGTACGGCCGCTTCATCAACGAGGACCAGGGCTACCGCCTTTCGGCCATGCGCTGGTGGAACGGCATCGGGCTGGGCTTCTACTATGTCGTCACCGACATCAAGATCCCCGGGGAGAGTTACACCCGCGTGGGGGCGACGCTGGACATCCCCGTGGGGGCCTTCTGGGGGACCGACAGCGCCCAGAGATGGAACGAGGATATCCGCATCAACTCGGCCTGGGTCTACGACGGAGGGCGCCAGCCCGGCGCCTGGCAGACGCCGGAGCAGCTCTGGGGCCAGCTTCAGCCCGAGAGGCTTCGGGGCAATCTCTACGAGGAGCTGGAGCGCCTCTGCGACGGAGCCCGCGGCGACGGCGATTCGCAGCCGGAACGGCCCGTCTACGGCCTCTACGACTACCTCAAGCGCGACATCTACCCCGAAATGTGGTAG